A single region of the Drosophila miranda strain MSH22 chromosome 2, D.miranda_PacBio2.1, whole genome shotgun sequence genome encodes:
- the LOC108155882 gene encoding formin-J isoform X2 yields MEGLEQQEVMMEGSEDLMSTSATSTNGSDTNGCGGRKSSITSPDPTSYVTKARVTKPTPPPPSKNPMQFVQIKPCNLYQTAQQQLKKAEEVKKLKEVQKEEPEEWQNNLDNWKSSRRKRVEHIIDRVVETKKLELEEHDRTRRKSKTLTEMMEERAERGGSRGRVKLASLAVYNEDEANDLSDLGIGTSSASGKSSLSEDYGNNSVMSYNAAELDKAIGGAGSGSGAACASGGSVEEQQNHINSNGSNGNSGASGQATTSKANASKAASAGAMREYISSPGYDTSSSTAPASSPDPCEYTYEGAIQDYKQRVQRASNNGNGNGNANGKMSTSPSSNGETIAYPTRRGSKIEDRLSGFEVTSPSDTQEGVEKQKVDVPKVDISKRKEIFEQAKSGATNGAGVGVGAGAPSAAPKVVLRDRLTNGNSGASNGSKPQAKQEIKRLSGDISSIRDRMQSLEQQRNAFNHSKSVDVPVPPLKQRLNSLQQSVTKEDQQKKPPLVALIDARQLEIMRGEEERMRQQQQQQQHQNQKQKQQQTPVAAPPPPALVVEEAPATAAGTGTNDDSGIHEDTNEELQQQQLQLNAAIAALAIEERQLEEAANAVNQIEAEFDELTDLNPSPLPHQQPQQQPQPQVQSPCAALAAAPAPAPSAAPTQAAAPPLRDMEFSRHSSLGGSDRKAVINEALELALEAIDREATTSTITSRKMEKPQQQQECEEKAEEDVQEEQLEQEVEEQRHQQQQQEEEEEEEIDPREEEVEGETTTEMPNKTDEQKRKEERGEREPIYENVSSTISMHEVDNEQIATMTISTQIQTQIQTQTPIQGTQASTRRSHRRSIPNKQTSNSNNNENNQNTNQNSNSNGNSNQNENSIGGTAALSSDPEPYYQVPKATEPYYDAPKHLRPIPVYENIDIFYTGLELSQISGPMPVGSMEPPKEKPPPPPTESPPPVPVDDASLGHDDELDGLGSSLGHNTDTWSSDNTYETISNGTRRHMQSSQLEPAQPSPPIKRMNSTKRIKKELRNKRSSFLGIETDGDLDDVESYLELTVAPPPDMAQLLQEERRLEKQLYIKAGLCDSSDTGDSRDSGVSENHSRQSSEHYTNSSEENDTQSEATPPPLPPPPVSGLGGEIIYQNETLLAAQTPLLQTVKGNSAESWTESATAAAAATQSLSEATATANAKMQSIEEKIREQGEVLRVERELLHFSEELKRQRENLLLRENIARRELQHGAKMLMSNNRRSLQDLHHGLGIGNGMLSAFQPPQHQQQQQQQLHPHQPHPQQIYANVPQQQQQQQQQQVAAMYAYQQMDTDYRKSMSDLNEFSSRLMLAPPKPPTKPLRAMHISNGHGLEPDYAVSTRQRQSSANAYGGSLVKIAGAPMPPRHSGSGYPPAVTASAAAAYHHQSAQNLSNMSRNTLLALSATPKPKYTDGWVQVQQRKSYDSNLANDPAWLSAQQQKRKSMPDYNGAIYNNNHWLLQEAEQRRIEQLNRRSMPGIKSNGKPLPDSIIQTLTERVQSKGIGERKRFDGNGNYSQVNGNTNGYQQQQQKQSIISSNKSTATNTISTNNTSNTNSGSQEKVLSVSGKKKCSHCGDELGRGAAMIIESLLLFYHINCFKCCVCHVQLGDGLNGTDVRVRNHKLHCQNCYSSDDGIKFSCV; encoded by the exons ATGGAGGGCCTGGAGCAGCAGGAAGTGATGATGGAGGGCAGCGAAGATCTGATGTCCACGTCTGCAACCTCCACAAATGGCAGCGACACAAACGGCTGTGGTGGCAGGAAATCG TCCATTACATCGCCGGATCCCACATCGTATGTGACCAAGGCGCGCGTAACGAAGCCCACGCCGCCGCCTCCATCGAAGAATCCCATGCAGTTTGTCCAGATCAAGCCGTGCAATCTGTATCAGACggcccagcagcagctgaaaaAGGCCGAGGAGGTCAAGAAATTGAAGGAGGTGCAGAAAGAGGAGCCCGAGGAGTGGCAGAAT AACCTTGACAATTGGAAATCTTCAAGGCGAAAACGTGTCGAGCACATCATCGATCGTGTGGTGGAAACGAAGAAGCTCGAGCTGGAGGAGCATGATCGGACGCGACGAAAATCGAAGACGTTGACCGAAATGATGGAGGAGAG GGCCGAGCGCGGCGGATCCCGGGGTCGTGTGAAGCTCGCCTCCCTGGCCGTCTACAACGAGGACGAGGCGAACGATTTGAGTGACCTGGGCATCGGCACCAGCAGTGCCAGCGGCAAGAGCAGTCTCTCCGAGGACTACGGCAACAACAGTGTCATG AGCTACAATGCCGCCGAGCTGGACAAGGCCATTGGAGGAgcaggctctggctctggcgctGCCTGTGCCTCTGGAGGAAGCGTGGAGGAGCAACAGAATCACAtcaacagcaacggcagcaaTGGAAACAGTGGAGCCAGCGGCCAGGCCACCACATCGAAGGCGAATGCATCGAAAGCGGCCAGTGCGGGGGCCATGCGGGAGTACATATCCTCGCCCGGCTACGACACATCCTCGAGCACGGCGCCGGCCAGTTCGCCAGATCCTTGCGAGTACACCTACGAGGGGGCGATCCAGGACTACAAGCAGCGTGTCCAACGGGCCAGcaacaatggcaatggcaacggcAATGCTAATGGAAAGATGAGCACATCCCCATCCTCGAACGGAGAGACGATTGCCTATCCCACGCGACGGGGATCGAAGATCGAGGATCGGCTGAGCGGCTTCGAAGTGACCTCACCCAGCGACACCCAGGAGGGGGTGGAGAAGCAGAAGGTGGATGTGCCCAAGGTGGACATATCGAAGCGCAAGGAGATTTTCGAGCAGGCCAAATCGGGAGCAACAAATGGTgccggagtcggagtcggagccGGGGCCCCATCCGCTGCACCCAAGGTGGTGCTGCGCGATCGCCTAACGAACGGCAACAGTGGAGCCTCCAATGGCTCGAAGCCGCAGGCCAAGCAAGAGATTAAGCGACTCTCCGGCGACATTTCGAGCATCCGGGATCGGATGCAGAGCCTGGAGCAGCAGCGGAACGCCTTCAACCACAGCAAGAGTGTGGATGTGCCTGTGCCGCCGCTCAAGCAGCGGCTGAACAGCCTCCAGCAGTCCGTTACCAAAGAGGATCAGCAGAAGAAGCCCCCCCTGGTGGCCCTCATAGATGCCCGCCAGCTGGAGATAATGCGGGGCGAGGAGGAGCGCATGcgccaacaacagcagcagcagcagcatcagaaccagaagcaaaagcaacaacagacCCCAGTCGCTGCCCCTCCACCGCCAGCACTCGTCGTGGAGGAGGCCCCGGCCACAGCCGCAGGCACAGGCACCAACGATGACAGCGGCATTCATGAGGACACCAACgaggagctgcagcagcagcagctccaactCAATGCGGCCATCGCCGCCTTGGCCATCGAGGAGCGACAGCTGGAGGAGGCTGCCAACGCGGTCAACCAAATCGAAGCGGAGTTCGATGAGCTCACCGATCTGAATCCTTCTCCATTGCCGCATcaacagccgcagcagcagccgcagccacagGTCCAATCACCATGTGCAGCATTAGCTGCAGCTCCCGCTCCAGCACCATCCGCAGCCCCGACCCAAGCGGCAGCTCCTCCATTGCGGGACATGGAATTTAGT CGCCACAGTTCGTTAGGCGGTTCGGATCGTAAAGCAGTG ATCAACGAAGCTCTTGAATTGGCGCTGGAAGCAATCGATCGAGAAGCCACCACCAGCACTATCACCAGCAGGAAAATGGAAAAGCCCCAACAACAGCAGGAGTGTGAGGAGAAAGCGGAGGAGGATGTGCAGGAGGAGCAGTTGGAGCAAGAGGTGGAAGAGCAGCgtcaccaacagcagcagcaggaggaggaggaggaggaggagatcGATCCaagggaggaggaggtggaggggGAGACCACAACAGAGATGCCAAATAAAACCGATGAGCAGAAGAGAAAGGAAGAGCGGGGAGAACGGGAGCCCATCTACGAGAATGTCAGCTCGACTATATCTATGCATGAAGTAGATAATGAACAGATAGCAACGATGACGATAtccacacagatacagacacagatacaaacACAGACACCGATACAGGGCACACAAGCCTCGACGAGGAGGAGTCACAGGAGAAGCATTCCAAATAAACAAACGAGTAACAGTAACAATAACGAGAATAATCAGAATACTAAtcaaaacagcaacagcaacggcaacagcaatCAAAACGAGAACAGCATCGGCGGAACAGCGGCACTATCATCCGATCCAGAGCCCTACTATCAAGTGCCCAAGGCAACGGAGCCCTACTACGATGCCCCCAAGCATCTGCGTCCCATTCCGGTGTACGAGAACATCGACATCTTCTACACGGGCCTGGAGCTCAGCCAGATCTCGGGGCCCATGCCGGTGGGATCGATGGAGCCGCCCAAAGAGAAGCCACCGCCGCCACCCACCGAGAGTCCGCCGCCAGTGCCCGTGGACGACGCCTCGCTGGGCCACGACGACGAGCTGGATGGCCTGGGCAGCAGTCTGGGCCACAACACGGACACCTGGTCGTCGGACAACACGTACGAGACCATCTCGAACGGGACGCGTCGTCATATGCAGTCGTCGCAGCTGGAGCCGGCCCAGCCCTCGCCGCCGATCAAGCGCATGAACTCCACGAAGCGGATCAAGAAGGAGCTGCGCAACAAGCGGTCCAGCTTCCTGGGCATCGAGACGGACGGAGATCTGGACGATGTGGAGAGCTACCTGGAGCTGACCGTGGCCCCGCCGCCGGACATGGCGCAGCTCCTGCAGGAGGAGCGCCGCCTCGAGAAGCAGCTGTACATCAAGGCGGGACTCTGTGATAGTTCCGATACAG GAGATAGCCGCGATTCTGGAGTGTCAGAGAATCATTCCCGCCAGAGCAGCGAGCACTACACCAACTCCTCGGAGGAGAATGACACCCAGTCGGAGgcaacgccgccgccgctgccgcctcCACCAGTGTCGGGGCTGGGCGGCGAGATTATCTACCAGAATGAGACCCTCCTGGCGGCCCAGACGCCACTGCTGCAGACGGTGAAAGGAAACTCGGCCGAGTCCTGGACAGAATCGGCAACGGCGGCGGCCGCGGCCACACAATCGCTGAGCGAAGCCACGGCGACGGCCAATGCCAAGATGCAGTCCATCGAGGAGAAGATACGAGAGCAGGGGGAAGTGCTGCGCGTGGAGCGGGAACTATTGCACTTTTCG GAGGAACTAAAGCGACAGCGGGAGAACCTTTTGCTGCGCGAGAATATAGCCCGTCGGGAGCTGCAGCACGGGGCCAAGATGCTGATGTCCAATAACCGTCGCTCGCTCCAGGACCTGCACCATGGCCTGGGCATCGGCAACGGCATGCTGAGCGCCTTCCAGCCGCCacagcaccaacagcagcaacagcagcagctgcatcCACATCAACCGCATCCCCAGCAAATCTACGCCAACGtgccacaacagcagcagcaacagcagcagcagcaggtggcGGCGATGTATGCGTATCAGCAGATGGACACGGACTACCGCAAGTCAATGTCGGACCTGAACGAGTTCTCCAGCCGGCTGATGCTGGCGCCGCCGAAACCTCCCACGAAACCACTGCGTGCGATGCACATAAGCAACGGACATGGCCTGGAGCCGGACTATGCTGTTAGCACGCGGCAGCGCCAGAGCTCCGCCAATGCTTATGGCGGCTCGCTGGTGAAAATTGCCGGTGCCCCGATGCCGCCACGCCACTCTGGCTCCGGGTATCCACCAGCCGTCACAGCCTCAGCGGCAGCCGCCTACCATCATCAGTCTGCCCAGAATCTGAGCAACATGTCGAGGAACACACTCCTCGCCCTGAGTGCCACTCCCAAGCCCAAGTACACCGATGGCTGGGTGCAAGTGCAGCAGCGCAAGAGCTACGACAGCAACCTGGCCAATGATCCGGCCTGGCTGTCCGCACAGCAGCAGAAGCGCAAGTCCATGCCCGACTACAATGGGGCCAtctacaacaacaaccattGGTTGCTCCAGGAAGCGGAACAGCGACGCATCGAGCAGCTCAACAGGAGATCGATGCCTGGCATCAAATCGAATGGCAAGCCCCTGCCCGACTCCATCATCCAAACGCTGACGGAGCGGGTTCAGAGCAAGGGCATTGGAGAACGCAAACG GTTcgatggcaatggcaattATAGCCAAGTCAATGGCAATACCAATGgctaccagcagcagcagcagaagcagtcCATCATTAGCAGCAATAAATCCACCGCCACTAACACCATCAGCACgaacaacaccagcaacaccaacagcGGCAGCCAGGAGAAGGTGCTCAGCGTCAGTGGAAAGAAGAAGTGCTCTCATTGCGGCGACGAATTAG GTCGCGGTGCTGCCATGATCATTgaatcgctgctgctgttctatCACATCAACTGCTTCAAGTGCTGCGTCTGCCACGTGCAGCTGGGCGACGGACTCAATGGGACGGACGTGCGGGTGCGCAACCACAAGCTTCATTGCCAGAACTGTTACTCCAGCGACGACGGCATCAAGTTTAGCTGCGTTTAG
- the LOC108155882 gene encoding uncharacterized protein CG43427 isoform X4: MEGLEQQEVMMEGSEDLMSTSATSTNGSDTNGCGGRKSSITSPDPTSYVTKARVTKPTPPPPSKNPMQFVQIKPCNLYQTAQQQLKKAEEVKKLKEVQKEEPEEWQNNLDNWKSSRRKRVEHIIDRVVETKKLELEEHDRTRRKSKTLTEMMEERAERGGSRGRVKLASLAVYNEDEANDLSDLGIGTSSASGKSSLSEDYGNNSVMSYNAAELDKAIGGAGSGSGAACASGGSVEEQQNHINSNGSNGNSGASGQATTSKANASKAASAGAMREYISSPGYDTSSSTAPASSPDPCEYTYEGAIQDYKQRVQRASNNGNGNGNANGKMSTSPSSNGETIAYPTRRGSKIEDRLSGFEVTSPSDTQEGVEKQKVDVPKVDISKRKEIFEQAKSGATNGAGVGVGAGAPSAAPKVVLRDRLTNGNSGASNGSKPQAKQEIKRLSGDISSIRDRMQSLEQQRNAFNHSKSVDVPVPPLKQRLNSLQQSVTKEDQQKKPPLVALIDARQLEIMRGEEERMRQQQQQQQHQNQKQKQQQTPVAAPPPPALVVEEAPATAAGTGTNDDSGIHEDTNEELQQQQLQLNAAIAALAIEERQLEEAANAVNQIEAEFDELTDLNPSPLPHQQPQQQPQQQQQPAPVAVPPPEVIMCAPPVTIVHPEELPKPNTVKALSNCFSQTSDGAPPSVPSSPRPLPRSRIPQITTPPASPKPNKRVHMDASLPSLDVVDRSSGDYAPVVGQTRAIVHSPPSKIFPAPAPAPAPTRPPTSHLASGRVDPLAPNDSLLLHTSSPCEMPALKVCLPNESSLFKLASSRPTSPSVEMVLCQQFLDREAPKDLQLSAEDREHLEQMAIEEMPCDKIDVAKAPLPSTGYQSVSEDLVKRCDGYRQEKVQQFDEKPSEEDIALCAGLLDCLAPAQEPLCDSIDVKKSPVPATGFQDINDADVKRCDGATGRLPIVKPSSPIGTARAAHSKALMDTCEQIIAEERLASSQMIRSSLPEAASSPATPSTPLLGRKSKIPIPKPCCISASGTDSISRAGYAPTSSPAPEQPLIARTHLVETEIKVKQVTPPSSPKQQQAPPPTPPPVAVKEKKTKNIFDFLRRNFGHHEEAAAQNHHQKDHHPTLNETLEKKVILTSTRSGVDVVTPGDFVQVDNSKFYIAKEHEEAAGADGPPPLPKTPAPVNIEISKTITTDEILEENTTEKALTQEISDLLDDEIIKLGAAAASTMKK; this comes from the exons ATGGAGGGCCTGGAGCAGCAGGAAGTGATGATGGAGGGCAGCGAAGATCTGATGTCCACGTCTGCAACCTCCACAAATGGCAGCGACACAAACGGCTGTGGTGGCAGGAAATCG TCCATTACATCGCCGGATCCCACATCGTATGTGACCAAGGCGCGCGTAACGAAGCCCACGCCGCCGCCTCCATCGAAGAATCCCATGCAGTTTGTCCAGATCAAGCCGTGCAATCTGTATCAGACggcccagcagcagctgaaaaAGGCCGAGGAGGTCAAGAAATTGAAGGAGGTGCAGAAAGAGGAGCCCGAGGAGTGGCAGAAT AACCTTGACAATTGGAAATCTTCAAGGCGAAAACGTGTCGAGCACATCATCGATCGTGTGGTGGAAACGAAGAAGCTCGAGCTGGAGGAGCATGATCGGACGCGACGAAAATCGAAGACGTTGACCGAAATGATGGAGGAGAG GGCCGAGCGCGGCGGATCCCGGGGTCGTGTGAAGCTCGCCTCCCTGGCCGTCTACAACGAGGACGAGGCGAACGATTTGAGTGACCTGGGCATCGGCACCAGCAGTGCCAGCGGCAAGAGCAGTCTCTCCGAGGACTACGGCAACAACAGTGTCATG AGCTACAATGCCGCCGAGCTGGACAAGGCCATTGGAGGAgcaggctctggctctggcgctGCCTGTGCCTCTGGAGGAAGCGTGGAGGAGCAACAGAATCACAtcaacagcaacggcagcaaTGGAAACAGTGGAGCCAGCGGCCAGGCCACCACATCGAAGGCGAATGCATCGAAAGCGGCCAGTGCGGGGGCCATGCGGGAGTACATATCCTCGCCCGGCTACGACACATCCTCGAGCACGGCGCCGGCCAGTTCGCCAGATCCTTGCGAGTACACCTACGAGGGGGCGATCCAGGACTACAAGCAGCGTGTCCAACGGGCCAGcaacaatggcaatggcaacggcAATGCTAATGGAAAGATGAGCACATCCCCATCCTCGAACGGAGAGACGATTGCCTATCCCACGCGACGGGGATCGAAGATCGAGGATCGGCTGAGCGGCTTCGAAGTGACCTCACCCAGCGACACCCAGGAGGGGGTGGAGAAGCAGAAGGTGGATGTGCCCAAGGTGGACATATCGAAGCGCAAGGAGATTTTCGAGCAGGCCAAATCGGGAGCAACAAATGGTgccggagtcggagtcggagccGGGGCCCCATCCGCTGCACCCAAGGTGGTGCTGCGCGATCGCCTAACGAACGGCAACAGTGGAGCCTCCAATGGCTCGAAGCCGCAGGCCAAGCAAGAGATTAAGCGACTCTCCGGCGACATTTCGAGCATCCGGGATCGGATGCAGAGCCTGGAGCAGCAGCGGAACGCCTTCAACCACAGCAAGAGTGTGGATGTGCCTGTGCCGCCGCTCAAGCAGCGGCTGAACAGCCTCCAGCAGTCCGTTACCAAAGAGGATCAGCAGAAGAAGCCCCCCCTGGTGGCCCTCATAGATGCCCGCCAGCTGGAGATAATGCGGGGCGAGGAGGAGCGCATGcgccaacaacagcagcagcagcagcatcagaaccagaagcaaaagcaacaacagacCCCAGTCGCTGCCCCTCCACCGCCAGCACTCGTCGTGGAGGAGGCCCCGGCCACAGCCGCAGGCACAGGCACCAACGATGACAGCGGCATTCATGAGGACACCAACgaggagctgcagcagcagcagctccaactCAATGCGGCCATCGCCGCCTTGGCCATCGAGGAGCGACAGCTGGAGGAGGCTGCCAACGCGGTCAACCAAATCGAAGCGGAGTTCGATGAGCTCACCGATCTGAATCCTTCTCCATTGCCGCATcaacagccgcagcagcagccgc agcagcagcagcagccagcgcCTGTGGCAGTGCCCCCACCGGAGGTGATCATGTGCGCACCACCGGTGACTATCGTTCATCCCGAGGAGCTGCCCAAACCCAACACCGTGAAGGCTCTGTCGAACTGCTTTAGCCAGACGAGCGATGGGGCACCTCCATCGGTACCCTCGTCGCCCAGGCCGCTTCCCAGGAGTCGCATACCACAGATCACGACGCCTCCGGCTTCGCCCAAGCCCAATAAAAGGGTGCATATGGACGCATCGCTGCCATCGCTGGACGTTGTGGATCGCAGCTCCGGAGACTATGCCCCAGTTGTGGGACAGACCAGAGCGATTGTGCACTCGCCACCGAGCAAGATATtcccagctcctgctcctgctcctgctcctacTCGCCCTCCCACTTCCCACTTGGCTTCAGGGAGAGTTGATCCTCTAGCACCCAATGATTCCTTGCTATTGCACACCTCCTCACCCTGTGAGATGCCGGCCCTGAAGGTGTGCTTGCCGAACGAATCGAGTCTCTTTAAATTGGCCTCGTCGCGACCCACTTCGCCCTCCGTGGAGATGGTGCTGTGCCAGCAGTTCCTCGACCGAGAAGCACCCAAAGATCTCCAGCTGTCCGCAGAAGATCGCGAGCATCTCGAGCAGATGGCCATTGAGGAGATGCCCTGTGATAAGATTGATGTGGCCAAGGCGCCACTGCCCTCTACTGGCTATCAGAGTGTCAGCGAGGACCTGGTGAAGCGCTGCGATGGCTACAGGCAGGAGAAAGTCCAGCAGTTTGATGAGAAGCCCAGCGAAGAGGACATTGCTCTGTGTGCGGGTCTCCTTGATTGTCTGGCCCCTGCCCAGGAGCCCCTCTGCGATAGCATCGATGTGAAGAAGTCGCCAGTGCCGGCCACGGGCTTCCAGGACATTAACGACGCGGATGTGAAGCGTTGCGATGGCGCTACCGGAAGGCTGCCCATTGTCAAGCCCAGCTCCCCCATTGGCACTGCCAGGGCGGCCCACTCCAAGGCACTGATGGACACCTGCGAGCAGATCATCGCCGAAGAGCGACTGGCCAGCAGTCAGATGATAAGGTCATCACTGCCCGAGGCAGCCTCCTCCCCGGCCACACCGTCGACGCCGCTTTTGGGCAGAAAGTCAAAGATACCCATACCCAAGCCCTGTTGCATTTCTGCTTCTGGCACGGACTCGATCAGTCGAGCGGGCTATGCCCCGACGTCGTCTCCGGCTCCAGAGCAACCCCTGATAGCTCGCACTCACCTGGTAGAAACGGAGATTAAAGTCAAGCAGGTAACTCCGCCCAGCTCACCCAAACAGCAACAGGCGCCCCCGCCAACTCCACCGCCAGTGGCCGTAAAGGAGAAGAAAACCAAGAATATCTTTGACTTTCTGCGACGGAATTTCGGGCACCACGAGGAGGCGGCAGCCCAGAATCATCACCAAAAAGATCATCATCCCACTCTGAATGAGACGCTCGAGAAGAAGGTGATCCTCACAAGCACCCGCAGTGGCGTTGATGTGGTCACCCCAGGGGACTTTGTGCAGGTGGACAATTCCAAGTTCTATATCGCCAAAGAGCATGAAGAGGCGGCTGGGGCCGATGGCCCTCCGCCACTGCCCAAGACTCCGGCACCCGTAAACATTGAGATCAGCAAGACGATCACCACAGATGAGATACTCGAGGAGAACACCACAGAGAAGGCACTGACCCAGGAGATCAGCGATTTGCTGGATGATGAGATAATAAAATTGGGGGCAGCTGCTGCCAGTACTATGAAGAAGTAA
- the LOC108155882 gene encoding uncharacterized protein CG43427 isoform X6: protein MEGLEQQEVMMEGSEDLMSTSATSTNGSDTNGCGGRKSSITSPDPTSYVTKARVTKPTPPPPSKNPMQFVQIKPCNLYQTAQQQLKKAEEVKKLKEVQKEEPEEWQNNLDNWKSSRRKRVEHIIDRVVETKKLELEEHDRTRRKSKTLTEMMEERAERGGSRGRVKLASLAVYNEDEANDLSDLGIGTSSASGKSSLSEDYGNNSVMSYNAAELDKAIGGAGSGSGAACASGGSVEEQQNHINSNGSNGNSGASGQATTSKANASKAASAGAMREYISSPGYDTSSSTAPASSPDPCEYTYEGAIQDYKQRVQRASNNGNGNGNANGKMSTSPSSNGETIAYPTRRGSKIEDRLSGFEVTSPSDTQEGVEKQKVDVPKVDISKRKEIFEQAKSGATNGAGVGVGAGAPSAAPKVVLRDRLTNGNSGASNGSKPQAKQEIKRLSGDISSIRDRMQSLEQQRNAFNHSKSVDVPVPPLKQRLNSLQQSVTKEDQQKKPPLVALIDARQLEIMRGEEERMRQQQQQQQHQNQKQKQQQTPVAAPPPPALVVEEAPATAAGTGTNDDSGIHEDTNEELQQQQLQLNAAIAALAIEERQLEEAANAVNQIEAEFDELTDLNPSPLPHQQPQQQPQPQVQSPCAALAAAPAPAPSAAPTQAAAPPLRDMEFSLHSLHAYCQQKLLQVYNFRDQRSS from the exons ATGGAGGGCCTGGAGCAGCAGGAAGTGATGATGGAGGGCAGCGAAGATCTGATGTCCACGTCTGCAACCTCCACAAATGGCAGCGACACAAACGGCTGTGGTGGCAGGAAATCG TCCATTACATCGCCGGATCCCACATCGTATGTGACCAAGGCGCGCGTAACGAAGCCCACGCCGCCGCCTCCATCGAAGAATCCCATGCAGTTTGTCCAGATCAAGCCGTGCAATCTGTATCAGACggcccagcagcagctgaaaaAGGCCGAGGAGGTCAAGAAATTGAAGGAGGTGCAGAAAGAGGAGCCCGAGGAGTGGCAGAAT AACCTTGACAATTGGAAATCTTCAAGGCGAAAACGTGTCGAGCACATCATCGATCGTGTGGTGGAAACGAAGAAGCTCGAGCTGGAGGAGCATGATCGGACGCGACGAAAATCGAAGACGTTGACCGAAATGATGGAGGAGAG GGCCGAGCGCGGCGGATCCCGGGGTCGTGTGAAGCTCGCCTCCCTGGCCGTCTACAACGAGGACGAGGCGAACGATTTGAGTGACCTGGGCATCGGCACCAGCAGTGCCAGCGGCAAGAGCAGTCTCTCCGAGGACTACGGCAACAACAGTGTCATG AGCTACAATGCCGCCGAGCTGGACAAGGCCATTGGAGGAgcaggctctggctctggcgctGCCTGTGCCTCTGGAGGAAGCGTGGAGGAGCAACAGAATCACAtcaacagcaacggcagcaaTGGAAACAGTGGAGCCAGCGGCCAGGCCACCACATCGAAGGCGAATGCATCGAAAGCGGCCAGTGCGGGGGCCATGCGGGAGTACATATCCTCGCCCGGCTACGACACATCCTCGAGCACGGCGCCGGCCAGTTCGCCAGATCCTTGCGAGTACACCTACGAGGGGGCGATCCAGGACTACAAGCAGCGTGTCCAACGGGCCAGcaacaatggcaatggcaacggcAATGCTAATGGAAAGATGAGCACATCCCCATCCTCGAACGGAGAGACGATTGCCTATCCCACGCGACGGGGATCGAAGATCGAGGATCGGCTGAGCGGCTTCGAAGTGACCTCACCCAGCGACACCCAGGAGGGGGTGGAGAAGCAGAAGGTGGATGTGCCCAAGGTGGACATATCGAAGCGCAAGGAGATTTTCGAGCAGGCCAAATCGGGAGCAACAAATGGTgccggagtcggagtcggagccGGGGCCCCATCCGCTGCACCCAAGGTGGTGCTGCGCGATCGCCTAACGAACGGCAACAGTGGAGCCTCCAATGGCTCGAAGCCGCAGGCCAAGCAAGAGATTAAGCGACTCTCCGGCGACATTTCGAGCATCCGGGATCGGATGCAGAGCCTGGAGCAGCAGCGGAACGCCTTCAACCACAGCAAGAGTGTGGATGTGCCTGTGCCGCCGCTCAAGCAGCGGCTGAACAGCCTCCAGCAGTCCGTTACCAAAGAGGATCAGCAGAAGAAGCCCCCCCTGGTGGCCCTCATAGATGCCCGCCAGCTGGAGATAATGCGGGGCGAGGAGGAGCGCATGcgccaacaacagcagcagcagcagcatcagaaccagaagcaaaagcaacaacagacCCCAGTCGCTGCCCCTCCACCGCCAGCACTCGTCGTGGAGGAGGCCCCGGCCACAGCCGCAGGCACAGGCACCAACGATGACAGCGGCATTCATGAGGACACCAACgaggagctgcagcagcagcagctccaactCAATGCGGCCATCGCCGCCTTGGCCATCGAGGAGCGACAGCTGGAGGAGGCTGCCAACGCGGTCAACCAAATCGAAGCGGAGTTCGATGAGCTCACCGATCTGAATCCTTCTCCATTGCCGCATcaacagccgcagcagcagccgcagccacagGTCCAATCACCATGTGCAGCATTAGCTGCAGCTCCCGCTCCAGCACCATCCGCAGCCCCGACCCAAGCGGCAGCTCCTCCATTGCGGGACATGGAATTTAGT TTACATAGTTTACATGCTTACTGCCAGCAAAAATTATTGCAAGTTTACAATTTCCGAG ATCAACGAAGCTCTTGA